A window from Pseudooceanicola algae encodes these proteins:
- a CDS encoding putative urea ABC transporter substrate-binding protein has translation MPTRKTLAATALGAVLTAGLLAPAVQAQEKTDFKIAWTIYAGWMPWGYIQDSGIMDKWAAKYDLDIEVVQLNDYIESINQYTAGAFDGVTATTMDALSIPAGGGVDSTALIIGDYSDGNDAIIAKSDIGLGDLAGMPVNLVELSVSHYLLARALESAELSERDLGGVINTSDADMIAAYQTQDVEVVVTWNPLVEAIMEGGDAHKIYDSSDIPGEIIDALFVSTEVLEANPDFGKALTGAWYETMALMDSGTPEGDEALSAMAEAAGTDLAGYKRQLAATAMFYTPGAAKDFTEGAALPDTMVSVAEFLFDKGILGEGAPGADFVGVAYPDGSTTGDAGNVNMRFDTTYVTMAAEGAL, from the coding sequence ATGCCGACACGCAAGACCCTTGCCGCCACCGCCCTTGGTGCCGTGCTGACGGCGGGCCTGCTGGCCCCTGCCGTGCAAGCGCAGGAAAAGACGGACTTCAAGATTGCCTGGACGATCTATGCCGGCTGGATGCCCTGGGGCTATATCCAGGATTCCGGCATCATGGACAAGTGGGCCGCGAAATACGACCTCGATATCGAGGTCGTGCAGCTGAACGATTATATCGAATCGATCAACCAGTATACCGCCGGGGCCTTCGACGGGGTCACCGCCACCACCATGGACGCGCTGTCGATCCCGGCAGGCGGCGGCGTGGACAGCACGGCGCTGATCATCGGCGATTATTCGGACGGCAATGACGCGATCATCGCCAAGTCCGACATCGGCCTGGGCGATCTGGCGGGGATGCCGGTGAACCTGGTGGAACTGTCGGTCTCGCACTACCTGCTGGCCCGCGCACTGGAAAGCGCGGAACTGTCCGAACGTGATCTGGGCGGGGTCATCAATACCTCGGACGCGGATATGATCGCCGCCTACCAGACCCAGGATGTCGAGGTCGTGGTGACCTGGAACCCCCTGGTCGAGGCGATCATGGAGGGGGGCGATGCCCACAAGATCTATGATTCCAGCGATATCCCGGGCGAGATCATCGACGCGCTATTCGTCAGCACCGAGGTGCTGGAGGCCAACCCCGACTTCGGCAAGGCGCTGACCGGGGCCTGGTATGAAACCATGGCGCTGATGGATTCCGGCACGCCTGAGGGCGACGAAGCCCTGTCGGCCATGGCCGAGGCCGCCGGCACCGATCTGGCAGGCTACAAGCGCCAGCTTGCGGCGACGGCGATGTTCTATACCCCCGGCGCGGCCAAGGATTTCACCGAAGGCGCGGCGCTGCCCGACACCATGGTCTCGGTCGCGGAATTCCTGTTCGACAAGGGTATCCTTGGCGAAGGCGCGCCCGGTGCCGATTTCGTCGGTGTGGCCTATCCCGATGGCTCGACCACGGGGGATGCGGGCAATGTCAACATGCGCTTCGACACGACCTATGTGACCATGGCGGCCGAAGGCGCGCTTTGA
- a CDS encoding glucan biosynthesis protein — protein sequence MAGSAAVLPLALASAGTALAQDDAAGAPPAGQPFSFDALTEDMRQRATQTYTPPQQLGGPLATLDYDDYQRIQFDPEAARWNDEASFFRLNAFAPGWLFKEPVSVFEIVDGTATPMQFSAQDFLFHPPLDEKIPSDLSLAGVAGIRLNAPLNRADTLDEVVAFLGASYFRALGRDNRYGLSARGLAVNTGLAAGEEFPRFSAFYLERPEPGATRIVLYATLDSTSVTGAFRFVISPGTETLMDVTARLFLRKDVEQLGIAPLTSMFLFGGVDKGDFDDFRPAVHDSEALVLVTGEDTLYRPLKNPERLSSSYLWAYNPKGFGLVQRNRTFEEYLDAQARYDLRPSLMIQPLGDWGEGSVRLVEIPSDLEGNDNIVAFWVPKTSFSAGSSFEMSYRMRWGMEPGYGQQELAKVLRSRAGHGGVAGVAPAKDRRKFVIDFAGGILSELPGDAEVTPSVIIDKGDIREIVLSKIEGTGAWRLVVEIAASDAELVEIKANLSGFGRQLSETWLYQWVIK from the coding sequence ATGGCAGGCTCTGCCGCTGTCCTGCCGCTTGCCCTTGCCTCTGCCGGCACGGCTCTTGCGCAGGATGACGCCGCTGGCGCGCCGCCCGCCGGCCAGCCTTTCAGTTTCGATGCGCTGACCGAGGACATGCGTCAGCGCGCGACCCAGACCTATACGCCCCCCCAACAGTTGGGCGGCCCGCTGGCGACCCTGGATTACGATGACTACCAGCGCATCCAGTTCGATCCCGAAGCGGCCCGCTGGAATGACGAGGCCTCGTTCTTCCGGCTTAACGCGTTTGCGCCCGGCTGGCTGTTCAAGGAGCCGGTTTCGGTCTTTGAGATCGTCGATGGCACCGCAACGCCAATGCAATTCTCGGCGCAGGATTTCCTGTTCCACCCGCCTCTGGATGAAAAGATCCCGTCCGACCTGTCGCTGGCGGGGGTCGCGGGCATTCGCCTCAACGCGCCGCTGAACCGCGCCGACACCCTGGACGAGGTCGTCGCCTTCCTGGGTGCTTCCTATTTCCGCGCGCTCGGTCGGGACAACCGGTATGGTCTGTCCGCCCGGGGGCTGGCTGTGAACACCGGCCTTGCGGCGGGCGAGGAATTCCCCCGCTTCTCGGCCTTCTACCTGGAACGGCCCGAGCCGGGCGCGACCCGCATCGTGCTATACGCCACGCTGGACAGCACATCGGTGACCGGCGCCTTCCGGTTCGTGATCAGCCCCGGCACCGAAACCCTGATGGATGTCACCGCGCGGCTGTTCCTGCGCAAGGATGTCGAACAGTTGGGGATTGCGCCGCTGACCTCGATGTTCCTCTTCGGGGGGGTCGACAAGGGCGACTTCGATGATTTCCGCCCGGCCGTGCATGACAGCGAGGCCCTGGTGCTGGTGACCGGCGAGGACACGCTCTACCGCCCGCTGAAGAACCCCGAACGCCTGTCGAGCTCCTACCTCTGGGCCTATAATCCCAAGGGCTTCGGGCTGGTGCAGCGCAACCGCACCTTCGAGGAATATCTCGATGCGCAGGCGCGCTACGATCTGCGCCCCTCGCTGATGATCCAGCCGCTGGGGGATTGGGGCGAAGGCTCTGTCCGTCTGGTGGAGATCCCCTCGGATCTGGAAGGCAACGACAATATCGTCGCCTTCTGGGTGCCCAAGACGAGCTTTTCGGCTGGCTCCAGCTTCGAGATGTCCTACCGGATGCGGTGGGGCATGGAGCCGGGCTACGGCCAGCAGGAACTCGCCAAGGTGCTGCGCAGCCGCGCGGGCCATGGTGGCGTGGCCGGTGTCGCACCGGCGAAGGACCGCCGAAAGTTCGTAATCGACTTCGCCGGCGGAATTCTGTCGGAACTTCCGGGCGACGCCGAGGTTACTCCTTCAGTCATTATCGATAAGGGGGACATCCGCGAGATTGTCCTTTCCAAGATCGAAGGAACCGGTGCCTGGCGCCTGGTGGTCGAAATCGCGGCCTCGGATGCTGAACTGGTTGAAATCAAGGCCAACCTGTCGGGTTTCGGGCGTCAGCTCTCGGAAACCTGGCTCTACCAATGGGTGATCAAATGA
- a CDS encoding ABC transporter permease yields the protein MRLINQSPARPAAIVLMILPFAALAIAYAVGSEIRLAANPQDKLLPAPSQIWDTAVRLFTEGDRRTGRILLWYDTGASLGRLAIGVAISALSALVFGMAIGMLPYARRTLGGFVGVISMVPPLAILPILFIIFGLGEVSKVALIVVGITPVMIRDLSARTLEIPREMIVKAETLGASSAVIALRVVLPQILPRLISSIRLSLGPAWLFLIAAEAIAAQLGLGYRIFLVRRYLAMDVILTYVIWITLLAFVMDYALRLLARKAFPWTEAAL from the coding sequence ATGCGCCTGATCAACCAAAGCCCCGCGCGGCCCGCCGCCATCGTGCTGATGATCCTGCCCTTCGCGGCGCTGGCCATCGCCTATGCGGTCGGCTCGGAAATCCGGCTGGCAGCCAATCCGCAGGACAAGCTGCTGCCCGCACCGTCCCAGATCTGGGATACGGCGGTGCGTCTGTTCACCGAAGGCGACCGGCGCACGGGGCGCATCCTGTTGTGGTACGACACCGGGGCGTCGCTGGGGCGGCTGGCCATCGGGGTGGCGATTTCGGCCCTGTCGGCGCTGGTCTTCGGCATGGCCATCGGCATGTTGCCTTATGCGCGCCGCACGTTGGGTGGTTTCGTCGGCGTGATCTCGATGGTGCCGCCGCTGGCGATCCTGCCGATCCTGTTCATCATCTTCGGGCTGGGAGAGGTGTCCAAGGTGGCGCTGATCGTGGTCGGGATCACCCCGGTGATGATCCGCGACCTGTCGGCCCGCACGCTTGAAATCCCGCGCGAGATGATCGTCAAGGCCGAGACGCTGGGGGCGTCTTCTGCGGTCATCGCGCTGCGTGTGGTGCTGCCGCAGATCCTGCCGCGGCTGATCTCGTCCATACGGCTGTCGCTTGGGCCGGCCTGGCTGTTCCTGATCGCCGCCGAAGCCATCGCAGCGCAGCTTGGCCTTGGCTACCGGATCTTTCTGGTCCGGCGCTACCTGGCGATGGACGTGATCCTGACCTACGTGATCTGGATCACCTTGCTGGCCTTCGTGATGGATTACGCCCTGCGCCTGCTGGCGCGGAAGGCCTTCCCCTGGACGGAGGCCGCGCTGTGA
- the mdoH gene encoding glucans biosynthesis glucosyltransferase MdoH — protein sequence MKDQSMAATRGYRALAIGFSALAAIAATMMLTEAAVEDGTDVWDIARALLIFLTTAWLAWGASLSLIGLAPRLRRRPTPQIAMPQPGTVVLVPICNEDPVATFARIAAMDHSIQSSGVVADIAVLSDTRDETAAEAERNAFVRLLQETAGEGRIFYRRRQDNRGRKAGNIEDFVRNSGAAYEFAVILDADSLMEGGAIRRMIAEMQADPALGLLQTLPKITGAESVFGRAMQFAASFFSPIFARGLARMQGTTGPFWGHNAIIRTGAFAESCALPPLAGKPPFGGHILSHDYVEAALLARAGWSVRVDETIEGSYEEGPENILSFAKRDRRWCQGNLQHIRLLTAPGLRFWSRFVFVQGIFAYVVSLIWGLFLIASVAGAVFAPEPDYFPEPYQLFPVFPSDRTQQIIALGIGIVGLLVLPKLSIVIEATASGRARGFGGGLRAGASMLVELLMSSMLAPVMLMYQSRAVLQVLMGRDGGWPANQRGEGRLTLGQGIAAGLWITIFGAAVLYATWWVAPSLLIWLLPVGVPMLCAPLLITWTSRSGFSGLFITPEESATSPVIERYRKIHARWVSDSAPVDPETDEPPALGALA from the coding sequence ATGAAAGATCAGAGCATGGCCGCCACACGCGGCTACCGGGCGCTGGCGATCGGATTTTCAGCCCTGGCGGCCATCGCGGCCACGATGATGCTGACCGAAGCGGCTGTCGAGGATGGAACCGATGTCTGGGATATCGCCCGCGCGCTGCTGATCTTTCTGACCACCGCCTGGCTGGCCTGGGGGGCGTCCCTGTCGCTGATCGGGCTGGCCCCGCGTCTGCGCCGCCGCCCCACGCCGCAGATCGCCATGCCGCAGCCCGGCACGGTGGTTCTGGTTCCAATCTGCAACGAAGACCCCGTGGCCACCTTCGCCCGCATCGCGGCGATGGACCATTCGATCCAGTCGTCCGGCGTCGTCGCGGACATCGCCGTCCTGTCCGACACGCGCGATGAAACCGCTGCCGAGGCCGAGCGCAACGCCTTTGTCCGCCTGCTTCAGGAAACGGCCGGCGAGGGCCGCATCTTCTATCGCCGTCGTCAGGACAACCGGGGCCGCAAGGCCGGCAACATCGAGGATTTCGTGCGCAATTCCGGCGCCGCCTATGAATTCGCGGTGATCCTGGATGCCGACAGCCTGATGGAAGGCGGCGCCATTCGTCGCATGATCGCCGAAATGCAGGCCGATCCTGCGCTTGGCCTTTTGCAGACCCTGCCCAAGATCACCGGCGCGGAATCGGTCTTTGGCCGGGCCATGCAATTCGCGGCCAGCTTCTTTTCCCCGATCTTCGCCCGTGGGCTGGCCCGGATGCAGGGCACCACGGGGCCCTTCTGGGGTCACAATGCGATCATCCGCACCGGTGCCTTCGCCGAAAGCTGCGCGTTGCCGCCCCTGGCGGGCAAGCCCCCCTTCGGCGGACATATCCTGAGCCATGATTACGTCGAAGCCGCTCTTCTGGCGCGCGCCGGCTGGAGCGTTCGTGTCGATGAGACCATCGAGGGCTCCTACGAAGAAGGCCCCGAGAACATCCTGTCCTTTGCCAAGCGCGACCGGCGCTGGTGTCAGGGCAACCTGCAGCATATCCGCCTGCTGACCGCCCCGGGCCTGCGCTTCTGGAGCCGCTTCGTCTTTGTTCAGGGTATTTTTGCCTATGTCGTGTCGCTGATCTGGGGCCTGTTCCTGATCGCTTCCGTGGCCGGCGCCGTCTTTGCCCCGGAACCCGATTACTTCCCCGAACCCTACCAGTTGTTCCCGGTCTTCCCTTCGGACCGGACCCAGCAGATCATCGCGCTCGGCATCGGGATCGTCGGGCTGCTGGTGCTGCCGAAACTGTCGATCGTGATCGAGGCCACCGCCAGCGGCAGGGCGCGCGGCTTCGGTGGGGGCCTGCGGGCAGGGGCCTCGATGCTGGTCGAATTGCTGATGTCCTCGATGCTGGCGCCGGTGATGCTGATGTATCAATCCCGCGCCGTGCTGCAGGTCCTGATGGGCCGGGACGGCGGCTGGCCGGCCAACCAACGCGGCGAAGGCCGGCTGACCCTGGGCCAGGGGATCGCCGCCGGTCTCTGGATCACCATCTTCGGGGCTGCCGTGCTTTACGCGACCTGGTGGGTGGCCCCAAGCCTTCTGATCTGGCTGCTGCCGGTCGGTGTCCCGATGCTTTGTGCACCGTTGCTGATCACCTGGACCTCGCGCAGCGGCTTTTCCGGCCTTTTCATCACGCCCGAAGAATCCGCAACCAGCCCGGTGATCGAACGCTACCGCAAGATCCACGCTCGCTGGGTCAGCGACAGCGCCCCGGTGGACCCGGAGACGGATGAGCCGCCCGCGCTCGGCGCGCTGGCCTGA
- a CDS encoding aspartate aminotransferase family protein, with protein MNELSNSLAAADIAHQLHPYTNARAHEEKGPMIITRGDGIRVYDSTGKEYIEGMAGLWSVAVGFSEDRLAKAAYDQMLKLPYYHTFAHKSTEPSIRLAEKLAEMTPEHLTRCFFTNSGSEANDTIVKMVWFMNNALGRPEKKKFIARHKGYHGITVASGSLTGLGGNHRDFDLPAIPVTHLTTPHFWREGAEGETEADFTARLLKEIEDTILAEGPETIAAFIGEPVIGAGGVFVPPEGYWPGVAALCKKYDMLLIADEVINGFGRLGTPFGSQRYDFEPDIMTLSKQISSSYMPLAAIMLTDAVYDVIADNTAKLGSFGHGFTGSGHPVACAVGLENLKIIEEKDLMGNAARMEAPFQEGLRKLLDHPLVGEVRGVGLIAGIEFADKTTKVNYAPAGSVAAKAAALCTEEGLIARNVYETLALCPPLIVTEEDVAEILARLGRALDRLSDWAKDEGLIA; from the coding sequence ATGAACGAATTGTCCAACTCTCTGGCAGCGGCCGATATCGCCCACCAGCTTCACCCCTATACCAATGCCCGCGCGCATGAGGAAAAGGGCCCGATGATCATCACCCGGGGCGATGGCATCCGGGTCTACGATTCCACGGGCAAGGAATATATCGAAGGCATGGCCGGGCTCTGGTCCGTCGCCGTCGGCTTTTCCGAGGACAGGCTGGCCAAGGCCGCCTATGACCAGATGCTGAAGCTGCCCTACTACCACACCTTCGCGCATAAATCGACGGAGCCCTCGATCCGACTGGCCGAGAAGCTGGCCGAGATGACGCCCGAGCACCTGACCCGCTGCTTCTTCACCAACTCCGGTTCCGAGGCCAATGACACCATCGTCAAGATGGTCTGGTTCATGAACAACGCCCTGGGCCGTCCCGAGAAGAAAAAGTTCATCGCCCGCCACAAGGGCTATCACGGCATCACCGTCGCGTCGGGCTCGCTGACCGGTCTGGGCGGCAACCACCGCGACTTCGACCTGCCCGCGATCCCCGTCACCCATCTGACCACGCCGCATTTCTGGCGCGAAGGGGCAGAGGGCGAGACCGAGGCCGATTTCACCGCCCGCCTGCTGAAGGAGATCGAGGACACGATCCTGGCCGAGGGCCCCGAGACCATCGCCGCCTTCATCGGCGAACCGGTGATCGGCGCCGGGGGCGTCTTTGTGCCCCCCGAAGGCTATTGGCCCGGTGTCGCGGCGCTGTGCAAGAAATACGACATGCTGCTGATCGCGGACGAGGTCATCAACGGCTTCGGCCGTCTGGGCACGCCCTTCGGCAGCCAGCGCTATGATTTCGAACCCGACATCATGACGCTGTCCAAGCAGATCTCCTCCTCCTACATGCCGCTTGCGGCGATCATGCTGACCGATGCGGTCTATGACGTGATTGCCGACAACACCGCCAAGCTGGGCAGCTTTGGCCATGGCTTCACCGGGTCGGGGCATCCGGTCGCCTGCGCCGTGGGTCTGGAGAACCTCAAGATCATCGAGGAAAAGGACCTGATGGGCAACGCCGCCCGGATGGAAGCGCCGTTCCAGGAGGGGCTGCGCAAACTGCTGGATCACCCGCTGGTGGGCGAGGTCCGCGGTGTCGGCCTGATCGCCGGAATCGAATTCGCCGACAAGACCACCAAGGTCAATTACGCCCCCGCCGGTTCGGTTGCCGCCAAGGCCGCCGCGCTCTGCACGGAAGAAGGCCTGATCGCGCGCAATGTCTACGAGACGCTGGCCCTGTGCCCGCCGCTGATCGTGACCGAAGAGGACGTGGCCGAGATCCTCGCCCGCTTGGGTCGCGCTCTGGATCGCCTGTCCGACTGGGCGAAGGACGAAGGCCTGATCGCCTGA